A genome region from Phocoena sinus isolate mPhoSin1 chromosome 16, mPhoSin1.pri, whole genome shotgun sequence includes the following:
- the GBF1 gene encoding Golgi-specific brefeldin A-resistance guanine nucleotide exchange factor 1 isoform X3 yields MVDKNIYIIQGEISIVVGAIKRNARWSTHTPLDEERDPLLHSFSHLKEVLNNVTELSEIEPNVFLRPFLEVIRSEDTTGPITGLALTSVNKFLSYALIDPTHEGTAEGMENTADAVTHARFVGTDPASDEVVLMKILQVLRTLLLTPVGAHLTNESVCEIMQSCFRICFEMRLSELLRKSAEHTLVDMVQLLFTRLPQFKEEPKNYVGTNMKKLKMRAGGMSDSSKWKKQKRSPRPPHHMTKVTPGSELPTPSGTTLSSNLTGSMPFIDVPTPISSASSEAASAVVSPSTDSGLEFSSQTTSKEDLTDLEQPGSPGYSTVAEPGSSELGVPEQPDPQQEGAHVEKAQSTSVESIPEVLEECTSPADHSDSASVHDMDYVNPRGVRFTQSSQKEGTALVPYGLPCIRELFRFLISLTNPHDRHNSEVMIHMGLHLLTVALESAPVAQCQTLLGLIKDEMCRHLFQLLSVERLNLYAASLRVCFLLFESMREHLKFQLEMYIKKLMDIITVENPKMPYEMKEMALEATVQLWHIPSFVTELYINYDCDYYCSNLFEDLTKLLSKNSFPVSGQLYTTHLLSLDALLTVIDSTEAHCQAKVLNNLTQQEKKEAARPGCEAVDGTREANNTERAASNGKAIGMAPDITGLHVPGGGRLPAEHGKPGCSDLEEAGDSGADKKFTRKPPRFSCLLPDPRELIEIKNKKKLLITGTEQFNQKPKKGIQFLQEKGLLTIPMDNTEVAQWLRENPRLDKKMIGEFVSDRKNIDLLESFVSTFSFQGLRLDEALRLYLEAFRLPGEAPVIQRLLEAFTEHWRNCNGSPFANSDACFALAYAVIMLNTDQHNHNVRKQNAPMTLEEFRKNLKGVNGGKDFEQDILEDMYHAIKNEEIVMPEEQTGLVRENYVWNVLLHRGATPEGIFLRVPAGSYDLDLFTMTWGPTIAALSYVFDKSLEETIIQKAISGFRKCAMISAHYGLSDVFDNLIISLCKFTALSSESIENLPTVFGSNPKAHIAAKTVFHLAHRHGDILREGWKNIMEAMLQLFRAQLLPKAMVEVEDFVDPNGKISLQREETPSNRGESTVLSFVSWLTLSGTEQSSVRGPSTENQEAKRMALDCIKQCDPEKMITESKFLQLESLQELMKALVSVTPDEETYDEEDAAFCLEMLLRIVLENRDRVGCVWQTVRDHLYHLCVQAQDFCFLVERAVVGLLRLAIRLLRREEISGQVLLSLRILLLMKPSVLSRVSHQVAYGLHELLKTNAANIHSSDDWATLFTLLECIGSGVKPPAALQATARADAPDAGAQSDSELPSFHQNDVSLDRGYTSDSEVYTDHGRPGKIHRSATDADVVNSGWLVVGKDDIDNSKPGPETSWPGPSPLVNQYSLTVGLDLGPHDTKSLLKCVESLSFIVRDAAHITPDNFELCVKTLRIFVEASLNGGCKSQEKRGKSHKYDSKGNRFKKKSKEGSMLRRPRTSSQHATRGGHSDDDEDEGVPASYHTVSLQLLDLMHTLHTRAASIYSSWAEEQRHLDTGGRKIEADSRTLWAHCWCPLLQGIACLCCDARRQVRMQALTYLQRALLVHDLQKLDALEWESCFNKVLFPLLTKLLENISPADVGGMEETRMRASTLLSKVFLQHLSPLLSLSTFAALWLTILDFMDKYMHAGSSDLLSEAIPESLKNMLLVMDTAEIFHSADARGGSPSALWEITWERIDCFLPHLRDELFKQTVIQDPVPMEPHAPKPLASAHLTPAAGDTRTPGHPPPPEMPSELGTCDFEKPEGPRPANSSSSGSPVASSPSRLSPTPDGPPPLAQPPLILQPLASPLQVGVPPMTLPIILNPALIEATSPVPLLATPRPTDPLPTSEVN; encoded by the exons AGTTATTGAGAAAATCCGCAGAGCACACTCTCGTAGACATGGTGCAGCTGCTCTTCACAAG GTTACCTCAGTTTAAAGAAGAACCCAAGAACTATGTGGGGACCAACATGAAGAAG CTGAAAATGAGAGCAGGAGGCATGAGTGATTCATCTAAgtggaagaaacagaagagatcTCCCCGACCCCCCCACCATATGACCAAAGTCACACCAGGTTCAGAGCTGCCCACCCCCAGTGGAACCACCTTATCCTCTAACCTCACTG GTAGCATGCCCTTCATAGATGTACCCACTCCCATCTCCTCTGCAAGTTCAGAAGCTGCCTCAGCAGTGGTCAGCCCCTCTACAGACAGTGGCCTGGAGTTCTCCTCCCAGACCACCTCCAAAGAGGACCTCACTGACCTGGAGCAACCTGGCTCTCCAGGGTACAGCACAGTTGCAGAGCCTGGCAGCAGCGAGCTAGGGGTTCCTGAGCAACCTGACCCCCAG CAGGAAGGGGCCCATGTGGAAAAGGCCCAATCAACATCCGTGGAATCCATCCCTGAAGTATTAGAGGAGTGCACATCTCCTGCTGACCACTCTGACTCTGCTTCTGTCCATGACATGGATTACGTCAACCCCCGGGGTGTGCGCTTTACACAGTCCTCTCAGAAAGAAG GCACAGCTTTGGTCCCCTATGGTCTTCCTTGCATCCGCGAGCTCTTCCGATTCCTCATCTCTCTCACCAACCCACACGACCGCCACAACTCAGAGGTTATGATCCACATGGGACTGCATTTGCTGACAGTGGCTCTTGAGTCGGCCCCTGTAGCCCAGTGCCAAACCCTCTTGGGCCTCATCAAGGATGAGATGTGCCGCCACTTATTCCAG CTACTCAGCGTAGAGCGACTGAACCTTTATGCTGCTTCCCTGCGGGTATGCTTCCTACTGTTTGAGAGCATGAGGGAGCACCTCAAGTTCCAATTAGAG ATGTACATCAAAAAGCTCATGGATATCATCACTGTGGAGAACCCCAAGATGCCTTATGAAATGAAGGAGATGGCTTTGGAGGCCACTGTGCAGCTCTGGCACATCCCCAGCTTTGTCACTGAGCTCTATATCAACTATGATTGTGACTACTACTGTTCCAACCTCTTTGAAGATCTCACCAAGCTGCTGTCCAAG AATTCCTTCCCTGTGTCTGGTCAGCTCTATACAACACACCTGCTGTCTCTTGATGCCCTGTTGACAGTGATTGACAGCACTGAGGCCCACTGCCAAGCCAAAGTCCTCAACAACCTTACCcagcaagaaaagaaagaggcagcCAGACCTGGCTGTGAGGCAGTAGATGGCACTCGAGAAGCCAACAATA CTGAGAGAGCGGCCAGCAATGGGAAGGCTATAGGCATGGCCCCAGACATCACAGGCCTGCATGTGCCAGGTGGAGGGCGGCTGCCAGCAGAACATGGGAAACCAGGATGCAGTGATCTGGAGGAAGCTGGTGACTCTGGGG CTGACAAAAAGTTTACCCGGAAGCCACCTCGATTTTCCTGTCTCCTGCCAGATCCACGGGAGTTGAttgaaattaagaataaaaagaag CTGCTGATTACTGGCACAGAGCAGTTCAACCAGAAACCAAAGAAGGGGATCCAGTTTCTGCAAGAGAAAGGTCTCCTCACCATCCCAATGGACAACACAGAGGTAGCCCAGTGGCTGCGAGAGAACCCTCGGCTGGACAAGAAAATGATTGGAGAGTTTGTGAGTGACCGCAAAAACATTGACCTGTTGGAGAGCTTTGTGAG CACCTTCAGCTTTCAGGGTCTGCGGCTGGACGAAGCTCTCCGTCTCTACCTGGAAGCCTTCCGCTTGCCCGGGGAAGCACCAGTCATCCAGAGGTTGCTAGAGGCATTCACAGAACATTGGAGG AATTGTAATGGCTCCCCATTTGCCAATAGCGATGCCTGCTTTGCCCTGGCCTATGCTGTCATCATGCTTAATACTGACCAGCACAACCACAATGTTCGCAAGCAAAATGCACCCATGACCCTGGAG GAGTTTCGCAAAAATCTAAAAGGTGTGAATGGAGGCAAGGACTTTGAGCAAGACATTCTGGAGGACATGTACCATGCCATCAA GAATGAGGAAATTGTGATGCCTGAGGAGCAGACAGGCCTGGTTCGGGAGAATTATGTATGGAATGTGCTGCTTCATCGAGGTGCCACCCCAGAAGGCATATTCCTACGTGTGCCTGCTGGCAGCTACGATCTTGACCTCTTCACCATGACCTGGGGCCCCACTATTGCTGCTCTTTCTTATGTCTTTGACAAAAGCCTTGAGGAGACAATCATCCAAAAAGCCATCTCAGGCTTCAG GAAGTGCGCCATGATCTCCGCCCACTATGGCCTCAGTGATGTGTTTGACAATCTCATCATCTCTCTATGCAAATTCACAGCTCTCAGCAGTGAG TCCATTGAGAACCTGCCCACTGTGTTTGGAAGCAACCCTAAAGCCCACATTGCAGCCAAGACAGTATTCCATTTGGCCCATCGTCATGGTGACATCCTGCGGGAGGGCTGGAAGAATATCATGGAGGCCATGCTGCAGCTCTTCCGAGCCCAACTGCTGCCCAAGGCTATGGTGGAG GTAGAAGATTTTGTGGATCCCAATGGCAAGATCTCTCTACAACGGGAAGAGACACCATCAAACCG AGGAGAGTCGACAGTGCTGAGCTTTGTGAGCTGGCTGACACTTAGTGGTACTGAGCAGTCTAGCGTGCGGGGCCCATCCACTGAGAACCAAGAGGCCAAGAGAATGGCCTTGGACTGTATCAAG CAATGTGACCCAGAAAAGATGATCACAGAAAGCAAATTCCTCCAGCTGGAGTCACTGCAGGAGCTCATGAAG GCTCTGGTCTCAGTGACACCAGATGAAGAGACCTATGATGAAGAGGATGCTGCTTTCTGCCTGGAGATGCTGCTGAGGATTGTGCTGGAGAACAG GGACCGTGTGGGCTGTGTGTGGCAGACTGTTCGAGACCATCTATACCACCTATGTGTCCAGGCACAGGACTTCTGCTTCCTTGTGGAGCGGGCAGTAGTGGGGCTGCTGCGCCTAGCCATTAGGCTACTCCGGAGAGAAGAGATCAGTGGCCAG GTACTGCTCTCCCTGCGCATTTTGCTACTAATGAAGCCCAGCGTGTTGTCCCGAGTCAGTCATCAGGTAGCCTATGGGCTCCATGAACTCCTTAAGACTAACGCAGCCAACATCCACTCAAGTGATGACTGGGCCACCCTCTTCACGCTGCTGGAGTGCATTGGCTCAGGTGTAAAGCCCCCAGCTGCCCTGCAGGCCACAGCCAGGGCCGATGCACCTGATGCTG GGGCCCAATCAGATAGTGAACTCCCATCCTTCCATCAAAATGATGTGAGCCTGGACCGAGGGTACACTTCTGACTCGGAGGTCTACACTGACCATGGCAGGCCTGGCAAGATTCACCGATCAGCCACAGATGCTGATGTGGTCAACAGCGGTTGGTTAGTG GTGGGGAAGGATGACATCGATAACTCCAAGCCAGGGCCTGAGACCAGCTGGCCAGGTCCTTCACCCCTGGTCAATCAGTACAGCCTAACAGTGGGGCTGGACCTCGGGCCACATGACACCAAGTCCCTGCTCAAGTGTGTGGAATCCCTGTCCTTCATTGTGCGTGACGCTGCCCACATCACACCTGACAACTTTGAGCTCTGTGTCAAGACTCTCCGCATCTTTGTGGAGGCCAGTCTGAATGGCG GGTGCAAGTCCCAGGAGAAACGTGGCAAGAGTCACAAGTATGACAGCAAAGGGAACCGCTTCAAGAAGAAATCCAAGGAAGGCTCAATGCTTCGGCGGCCTCGAACCTCCAGCCAACATGCCACTCGGGGCGGGCATAGTGATGACGATGAGGACGAAGGTGTGCCTGCCAGCTACCATACGGTGTCTTTACAG TTGCTAGACCTGATGCACACCCTACACACAAGGGCAGCCTCTATCTACAGCTCATGGGCGGAGGAGCAGCGCCACCTGGACACAGGAGGCCGGAAGATCGAAGCGGATTCACGCACCCTCTGGGCCCACTGTTGGTGCCCTTTACTTCAGG GCATTGCCTGCCTGTGCTGTGATGCCCGGCGCCAGGTGCGGATGCAGGCACTGACCTATCTGCAGCGAGCACTACTGGTACATGATCTGCAAAAGTTAGATGCCCTGGAATGGGAGTCCTGTTTTAACAAG GTGCTGTTTCCTCTACTGACCAAGCTCTTGGAAAACATCAGCCCTGCAGATGTGGGCGGGATGGAGGAGACCCGGATGAGGGCTTCCACCCTGCTCTCTAAG GTCTTCCTGCAGCACCTGTCTCCACTGCTGTCGCTCTCTACCTTTGCGGCCCTCTGGCTGACCATCCTGGATTTCATGGACAAGTACATGCACGCAGGCTCCAGTGACTTACTG TCAGAGGCCATCCCTGAGTCTCTGAAGAACATGCTCCTGGTGATGGACACAGCAGAGATTTTCCACAGTGCGGATGCCCGAGGAGGCAGCCCCTCAGCCCTCTGGGAGATCACCTGGGAGCGCATTGACTGTTTCCTGCCCCACCTACGAGATGAGCTCTTCAAGCAGACTGTCATCCAGG ACCCTGTGCCCATGGAGCCTCATGCCCCAAAACCTCTGGCCTCAGCCCACCTGACTCCTGCTGCTGGTGACACCAGGACACCTGGCCATCCACCTCCCCCAGAGATGCCCTCTGAGCTGGGGACCTGTG ACTTTGAGAAGCCCGAGGGCCCCCGACCTGCCAACAGCAGCTCCTCTGGATCACCAGTGGCATCCAGCCCCAGCAGACTGAGCCCTACCCCGGATGGGCCTCCACCCCTGGCTCAGCCCCCACTGATCCTGCAGCCCTTGGCCTCCCCACTGCAGGTGGGCGTGCCCCCCATGACTCTGCCTATCATACTCAACCCCGCTCTCATCGAGGCCACCTCACCTGTGCCCCTCCTGGCCACACCCCGCCCCACAgaccccctgcccacctctgagGTCAACTAA
- the GBF1 gene encoding Golgi-specific brefeldin A-resistance guanine nucleotide exchange factor 1 isoform X2 codes for MVDKNIYIIQGEISIVVGAIKRNARWSTHTPLDEERDPLLHSFSHLKEVLNNVTELSEIEPNVFLRPFLEVIRSEDTTGPITGLALTSVNKFLSYALIDPTHEGTAEGMENTADAVTHARFVGTDPASDEVVLMKILQVLRTLLLTPVGAHLTNESVCEIMQSCFRICFEMRLSELLRKSAEHTLVDMVQLLFTRLPQFKEEPKNYVGTNMKKLKMRAGGMSDSSKWKKQKRSPRPPHHMTKVTPGSELPTPSGTTLSSNLTGSMPFIDVPTPISSASSEAASAVVSPSTDSGLEFSSQTTSKEDLTDLEQPGSPGYSTVAEPGSSELGVPEQPDPQEGAHVEKAQSTSVESIPEVLEECTSPADHSDSASVHDMDYVNPRGVRFTQSSQKEGTALVPYGLPCIRELFRFLISLTNPHDRHNSEVMIHMGLHLLTVALESAPVAQCQTLLGLIKDEMCRHLFQLLSVERLNLYAASLRVCFLLFESMREHLKFQLEMYIKKLMDIITVENPKMPYEMKEMALEATVQLWHIPSFVTELYINYDCDYYCSNLFEDLTKLLSKNSFPVSGQLYTTHLLSLDALLTVIDSTEAHCQAKVLNNLTQQEKKEAARPGCEAVDGTREANNTERAASNGKAIGMAPDITGLHVPGGGRLPAEHGKPGCSDLEEAGDSGADKKFTRKPPRFSCLLPDPRELIEIKNKKKLLITGTEQFNQKPKKGIQFLQEKGLLTIPMDNTEVAQWLRENPRLDKKMIGEFVSDRKNIDLLESFVSTFSFQGLRLDEALRLYLEAFRLPGEAPVIQRLLEAFTEHWRNCNGSPFANSDACFALAYAVIMLNTDQHNHNVRKQNAPMTLEEFRKNLKGVNGGKDFEQDILEDMYHAIKNEEIVMPEEQTGLVRENYVWNVLLHRGATPEGIFLRVPAGSYDLDLFTMTWGPTIAALSYVFDKSLEETIIQKAISGFRKCAMISAHYGLSDVFDNLIISLCKFTALSSESIENLPTVFGSNPKAHIAAKTVFHLAHRHGDILREGWKNIMEAMLQLFRAQLLPKAMVEVEDFVDPNGKISLQREETPSNRGESTVLSFVSWLTLSGTEQSSVRGPSTENQEAKRMALDCIKQCDPEKMITESKFLQLESLQELMKALVSVTPDEETYDEEDAAFCLEMLLRIVLENRDRVGCVWQTVRDHLYHLCVQAQDFCFLVERAVVGLLRLAIRLLRREEISGQVLLSLRILLLMKPSVLSRVSHQVAYGLHELLKTNAANIHSSDDWATLFTLLECIGSGVKPPAALQATARADAPDAGAQSDSELPSFHQNDVSLDRGYTSDSEVYTDHGRPGKIHRSATDADVVNSGWLVVGKDDIDNSKPGPETSWPGPSPLVNQYSLTVGLDLGPHDTKSLLKCVESLSFIVRDAAHITPDNFELCVKTLRIFVEASLNGGCKSQEKRGKSHKYDSKGNRFKKKSKEGSMLRRPRTSSQHATRGGHSDDDEDEGVPASYHTVSLQVSQDLLDLMHTLHTRAASIYSSWAEEQRHLDTGGRKIEADSRTLWAHCWCPLLQGIACLCCDARRQVRMQALTYLQRALLVHDLQKLDALEWESCFNKVLFPLLTKLLENISPADVGGMEETRMRASTLLSKVFLQHLSPLLSLSTFAALWLTILDFMDKYMHAGSSDLLSEAIPESLKNMLLVMDTAEIFHSADARGGSPSALWEITWERIDCFLPHLRDELFKQTVIQDPVPMEPHAPKPLASAHLTPAAGDTRTPGHPPPPEMPSELGTCDFEKPEGPRPANSSSSGSPVASSPSRLSPTPDGPPPLAQPPLILQPLASPLQVGVPPMTLPIILNPALIEATSPVPLLATPRPTDPLPTSEVN; via the exons AGTTATTGAGAAAATCCGCAGAGCACACTCTCGTAGACATGGTGCAGCTGCTCTTCACAAG GTTACCTCAGTTTAAAGAAGAACCCAAGAACTATGTGGGGACCAACATGAAGAAG CTGAAAATGAGAGCAGGAGGCATGAGTGATTCATCTAAgtggaagaaacagaagagatcTCCCCGACCCCCCCACCATATGACCAAAGTCACACCAGGTTCAGAGCTGCCCACCCCCAGTGGAACCACCTTATCCTCTAACCTCACTG GTAGCATGCCCTTCATAGATGTACCCACTCCCATCTCCTCTGCAAGTTCAGAAGCTGCCTCAGCAGTGGTCAGCCCCTCTACAGACAGTGGCCTGGAGTTCTCCTCCCAGACCACCTCCAAAGAGGACCTCACTGACCTGGAGCAACCTGGCTCTCCAGGGTACAGCACAGTTGCAGAGCCTGGCAGCAGCGAGCTAGGGGTTCCTGAGCAACCTGACCCCCAG GAAGGGGCCCATGTGGAAAAGGCCCAATCAACATCCGTGGAATCCATCCCTGAAGTATTAGAGGAGTGCACATCTCCTGCTGACCACTCTGACTCTGCTTCTGTCCATGACATGGATTACGTCAACCCCCGGGGTGTGCGCTTTACACAGTCCTCTCAGAAAGAAG GCACAGCTTTGGTCCCCTATGGTCTTCCTTGCATCCGCGAGCTCTTCCGATTCCTCATCTCTCTCACCAACCCACACGACCGCCACAACTCAGAGGTTATGATCCACATGGGACTGCATTTGCTGACAGTGGCTCTTGAGTCGGCCCCTGTAGCCCAGTGCCAAACCCTCTTGGGCCTCATCAAGGATGAGATGTGCCGCCACTTATTCCAG CTACTCAGCGTAGAGCGACTGAACCTTTATGCTGCTTCCCTGCGGGTATGCTTCCTACTGTTTGAGAGCATGAGGGAGCACCTCAAGTTCCAATTAGAG ATGTACATCAAAAAGCTCATGGATATCATCACTGTGGAGAACCCCAAGATGCCTTATGAAATGAAGGAGATGGCTTTGGAGGCCACTGTGCAGCTCTGGCACATCCCCAGCTTTGTCACTGAGCTCTATATCAACTATGATTGTGACTACTACTGTTCCAACCTCTTTGAAGATCTCACCAAGCTGCTGTCCAAG AATTCCTTCCCTGTGTCTGGTCAGCTCTATACAACACACCTGCTGTCTCTTGATGCCCTGTTGACAGTGATTGACAGCACTGAGGCCCACTGCCAAGCCAAAGTCCTCAACAACCTTACCcagcaagaaaagaaagaggcagcCAGACCTGGCTGTGAGGCAGTAGATGGCACTCGAGAAGCCAACAATA CTGAGAGAGCGGCCAGCAATGGGAAGGCTATAGGCATGGCCCCAGACATCACAGGCCTGCATGTGCCAGGTGGAGGGCGGCTGCCAGCAGAACATGGGAAACCAGGATGCAGTGATCTGGAGGAAGCTGGTGACTCTGGGG CTGACAAAAAGTTTACCCGGAAGCCACCTCGATTTTCCTGTCTCCTGCCAGATCCACGGGAGTTGAttgaaattaagaataaaaagaag CTGCTGATTACTGGCACAGAGCAGTTCAACCAGAAACCAAAGAAGGGGATCCAGTTTCTGCAAGAGAAAGGTCTCCTCACCATCCCAATGGACAACACAGAGGTAGCCCAGTGGCTGCGAGAGAACCCTCGGCTGGACAAGAAAATGATTGGAGAGTTTGTGAGTGACCGCAAAAACATTGACCTGTTGGAGAGCTTTGTGAG CACCTTCAGCTTTCAGGGTCTGCGGCTGGACGAAGCTCTCCGTCTCTACCTGGAAGCCTTCCGCTTGCCCGGGGAAGCACCAGTCATCCAGAGGTTGCTAGAGGCATTCACAGAACATTGGAGG AATTGTAATGGCTCCCCATTTGCCAATAGCGATGCCTGCTTTGCCCTGGCCTATGCTGTCATCATGCTTAATACTGACCAGCACAACCACAATGTTCGCAAGCAAAATGCACCCATGACCCTGGAG GAGTTTCGCAAAAATCTAAAAGGTGTGAATGGAGGCAAGGACTTTGAGCAAGACATTCTGGAGGACATGTACCATGCCATCAA GAATGAGGAAATTGTGATGCCTGAGGAGCAGACAGGCCTGGTTCGGGAGAATTATGTATGGAATGTGCTGCTTCATCGAGGTGCCACCCCAGAAGGCATATTCCTACGTGTGCCTGCTGGCAGCTACGATCTTGACCTCTTCACCATGACCTGGGGCCCCACTATTGCTGCTCTTTCTTATGTCTTTGACAAAAGCCTTGAGGAGACAATCATCCAAAAAGCCATCTCAGGCTTCAG GAAGTGCGCCATGATCTCCGCCCACTATGGCCTCAGTGATGTGTTTGACAATCTCATCATCTCTCTATGCAAATTCACAGCTCTCAGCAGTGAG TCCATTGAGAACCTGCCCACTGTGTTTGGAAGCAACCCTAAAGCCCACATTGCAGCCAAGACAGTATTCCATTTGGCCCATCGTCATGGTGACATCCTGCGGGAGGGCTGGAAGAATATCATGGAGGCCATGCTGCAGCTCTTCCGAGCCCAACTGCTGCCCAAGGCTATGGTGGAG GTAGAAGATTTTGTGGATCCCAATGGCAAGATCTCTCTACAACGGGAAGAGACACCATCAAACCG AGGAGAGTCGACAGTGCTGAGCTTTGTGAGCTGGCTGACACTTAGTGGTACTGAGCAGTCTAGCGTGCGGGGCCCATCCACTGAGAACCAAGAGGCCAAGAGAATGGCCTTGGACTGTATCAAG CAATGTGACCCAGAAAAGATGATCACAGAAAGCAAATTCCTCCAGCTGGAGTCACTGCAGGAGCTCATGAAG GCTCTGGTCTCAGTGACACCAGATGAAGAGACCTATGATGAAGAGGATGCTGCTTTCTGCCTGGAGATGCTGCTGAGGATTGTGCTGGAGAACAG GGACCGTGTGGGCTGTGTGTGGCAGACTGTTCGAGACCATCTATACCACCTATGTGTCCAGGCACAGGACTTCTGCTTCCTTGTGGAGCGGGCAGTAGTGGGGCTGCTGCGCCTAGCCATTAGGCTACTCCGGAGAGAAGAGATCAGTGGCCAG GTACTGCTCTCCCTGCGCATTTTGCTACTAATGAAGCCCAGCGTGTTGTCCCGAGTCAGTCATCAGGTAGCCTATGGGCTCCATGAACTCCTTAAGACTAACGCAGCCAACATCCACTCAAGTGATGACTGGGCCACCCTCTTCACGCTGCTGGAGTGCATTGGCTCAGGTGTAAAGCCCCCAGCTGCCCTGCAGGCCACAGCCAGGGCCGATGCACCTGATGCTG GGGCCCAATCAGATAGTGAACTCCCATCCTTCCATCAAAATGATGTGAGCCTGGACCGAGGGTACACTTCTGACTCGGAGGTCTACACTGACCATGGCAGGCCTGGCAAGATTCACCGATCAGCCACAGATGCTGATGTGGTCAACAGCGGTTGGTTAGTG GTGGGGAAGGATGACATCGATAACTCCAAGCCAGGGCCTGAGACCAGCTGGCCAGGTCCTTCACCCCTGGTCAATCAGTACAGCCTAACAGTGGGGCTGGACCTCGGGCCACATGACACCAAGTCCCTGCTCAAGTGTGTGGAATCCCTGTCCTTCATTGTGCGTGACGCTGCCCACATCACACCTGACAACTTTGAGCTCTGTGTCAAGACTCTCCGCATCTTTGTGGAGGCCAGTCTGAATGGCG GGTGCAAGTCCCAGGAGAAACGTGGCAAGAGTCACAAGTATGACAGCAAAGGGAACCGCTTCAAGAAGAAATCCAAGGAAGGCTCAATGCTTCGGCGGCCTCGAACCTCCAGCCAACATGCCACTCGGGGCGGGCATAGTGATGACGATGAGGACGAAGGTGTGCCTGCCAGCTACCATACGGTGTCTTTACAGGTCAGTCAGGAC TTGCTAGACCTGATGCACACCCTACACACAAGGGCAGCCTCTATCTACAGCTCATGGGCGGAGGAGCAGCGCCACCTGGACACAGGAGGCCGGAAGATCGAAGCGGATTCACGCACCCTCTGGGCCCACTGTTGGTGCCCTTTACTTCAGG GCATTGCCTGCCTGTGCTGTGATGCCCGGCGCCAGGTGCGGATGCAGGCACTGACCTATCTGCAGCGAGCACTACTGGTACATGATCTGCAAAAGTTAGATGCCCTGGAATGGGAGTCCTGTTTTAACAAG GTGCTGTTTCCTCTACTGACCAAGCTCTTGGAAAACATCAGCCCTGCAGATGTGGGCGGGATGGAGGAGACCCGGATGAGGGCTTCCACCCTGCTCTCTAAG GTCTTCCTGCAGCACCTGTCTCCACTGCTGTCGCTCTCTACCTTTGCGGCCCTCTGGCTGACCATCCTGGATTTCATGGACAAGTACATGCACGCAGGCTCCAGTGACTTACTG TCAGAGGCCATCCCTGAGTCTCTGAAGAACATGCTCCTGGTGATGGACACAGCAGAGATTTTCCACAGTGCGGATGCCCGAGGAGGCAGCCCCTCAGCCCTCTGGGAGATCACCTGGGAGCGCATTGACTGTTTCCTGCCCCACCTACGAGATGAGCTCTTCAAGCAGACTGTCATCCAGG ACCCTGTGCCCATGGAGCCTCATGCCCCAAAACCTCTGGCCTCAGCCCACCTGACTCCTGCTGCTGGTGACACCAGGACACCTGGCCATCCACCTCCCCCAGAGATGCCCTCTGAGCTGGGGACCTGTG ACTTTGAGAAGCCCGAGGGCCCCCGACCTGCCAACAGCAGCTCCTCTGGATCACCAGTGGCATCCAGCCCCAGCAGACTGAGCCCTACCCCGGATGGGCCTCCACCCCTGGCTCAGCCCCCACTGATCCTGCAGCCCTTGGCCTCCCCACTGCAGGTGGGCGTGCCCCCCATGACTCTGCCTATCATACTCAACCCCGCTCTCATCGAGGCCACCTCACCTGTGCCCCTCCTGGCCACACCCCGCCCCACAgaccccctgcccacctctgagGTCAACTAA